CCTTGACGGGCATCGGAGGTGCTTGACGATACACCTCCACCCCAGTCCAACCGAGAATGGCAAAGGTCACCATGGTGACTGCCACCAGGGACCACCATAGTTTCTTGTAGCTACTACGCATGTTGTTCTCCGTCTCGCTGATGTGTCAAACGACCTGTTCTCCCCCGGTCCTGGCCGGACCTGGGCAGGGGGTCATAAGCGGAGTGGGCACTGCCCCATCGCGATGAGTGACTGCCTGAAAAAGAATCCAGCCCGGTCTCCCGTTGCGCCATGGGCACTGCCGGGGTGCGGAACTGTTTAAGAAGACTGGCCACGGAGGCGCTGCCTGGCTGTTGCAAGCGAGCCAGAACGGCAGCATCTCCTACTGAATCCGGCGTCTCTAAGGACCCGCCAAGGAATCGATGTCTAAAAAAAACCGGCCTGTTTGCATCGTCCGGGCCGCCAAGCGGTGGACGAACCGGAGCACAAGCCGTGTAGCGATGTTCTGCTAAGTCGGGGGTCATGTCATCGTCCTTAAAAATGTATGACAAAACACTTAAAGCAAAGACCGTGCCAACTTAAAAACGATATGGATCAATGGTTCGCTTCCAAACCAGGTATAAACTACCCTAAGAAAACCGGGTATTTTTCACCATAAGGGTATTTTTCACCCATGCTAGATCTCATGATTGCCGATTTGGCCACTGAAATTCCAGGGCCGCTACGCCTGCAGCGCATGGTTCATCTGCTGGCGCGACATTTCGGCTGTGATGCCGCCGGTTTGCTGAAGCTGGACGACACCGTATTGCGCATTGTGGCGGCCAGCGGTCTGGGTCATGACACCTTGGGCCGGCATTTTGTCATTGCCGATCATCCCCGGCTGACACGCATTTTGCATACCCCTGGCCTGACGCGCTTTGAGCCCAACTGCGGTCTGCCCGACCCCTACGATGGCCTGCTGGATGACAAGCTGGGTCAGCCGCTGCCGGTCCATGATTGCGTGGGAATCCCCCTGCAGATCCAAGGTGCGGCCTGGGGGATTCTGACCCTGGATGCCTTGCGCCCCGGAACCTTTTCTGCCTCCACGCTGGTGGAACTAAAACACTGGTGCATGGTGCTGGAAAGCGCCATCCGCATCAGCGAACTGGAAGAGGAAAATCGCAGTCTGCGCATGCTCTCTACCCTGCCCCCTGATTATTTGTCGCGCCACAACTCGACTTCCATCATTGGCAACAGCAAGGCGCTTTTGGAGGTCATCCAGCTGCTGGACACGGTTGCCACCTCCGAACTGCCGGTTCTCTTGCTAGGCGAGACAGGCGTGGGCAAAGAGCTGTTTGCACAGCGCCTGCATCAACGCTCGGCTCGCCACCACTCCCCCCTGATTTACGTGAACTGCGCCGCTCTGCCCGATTCGTTAGCGGAGAGCGAACTTTTCGGCCATGTCAAAGGCGCTTTCTCGGGGGCGCACGAACATCGCGCCGGACGCTTCGAGGCCGCGCAGGGCGGCACCCTGTTTCTGGACGAAATCGGAGAGTTGTCTTTGACGATTCAGGCCAAGTTGCTGCGTACGTTGCAAAATGGCGAAATCCAGCGCCTGGGGGCCGACCACCCCATTAAACTGAATGTGCGGCTTGTTGCGGCCACTAACCGGGACCTGAGTCAGCAGATTGCACAAGGCGGTTTCCGGGCCGACCTGTACCACCGCCTGTCCGTTTTTCCCCTGACAATTCCGGCCTTGCGCGAACGCCATCAAGACATTCTGCTGCTGGCCGGTCATTTTCTGGAAATGAATCGCTCCCGACTGGGCTTGCGTGGCATTCGCCTCTCGCCCGACGCGGAAGCCGCTTTACTGGCTTATCATTGGCCAGGCAATGTTCGCGAATTGGAACATCTGATCAGCCGTGCCACCATCCGCCTGCTGGTCGATACGCCAGACCGTAACCAAATATTTACGCTTAGCGCCGATAATCTCAATTTGTTACCTTCTACCCTGGAGCCTGTGGCAGCGGCCACGCAATCTCTGGGAGTGCCACACCCCTCCTTGCGTCAGTCCGTTGAACAATTGCAAGGACGCTTGATCCGGCAGGCTCTGCAGGACAACGACGGTAACTGGAGCCAGGCTGCCCGACAGCTTGGCATGGACCCCAGCAATCTGCATAAGCTGGCCAGCAAACTAGGGCTTAAAACCCGCTCAGAAAGCTTAAGTGATGACTGACATTTCCTACCCCTCCTTGTTAGCCAGCCTGCCCCTGTTCTCTGACCTGGACGCGGCCAGCATCGACCAGCTCTGGCAAGAAGGACGGCTGATCCACTATGACAAGGACAGCCAGGTCTTTCGCCAGGAGCAAAGCAGCGATCATTTTTTTGTGCTGCTGCAGGGCCTGATCAAGGTCGTACGCACCATGCCCAATGGCTCCCAGTTACTGGTCCGTTTCGCCCTGCCCGGCGATGTGATTGGCATTGCCCCCGCCCTGCGGCGACGCAACTACCCGGCCACTGCCATCAGCGTCACGAGCAGCGCCGCCCTGGCCTGGCCAGAAAAGTCCTGGGACAGCCTGACCCAACGCTTTCCTTGCCTGCTCAGCTCGGCGCAGGACACAGTTGCCCAACGTCTGAGCGACGCGGACGACCGCCTACTGGAAATTCACAGTCTGGAAGTGGAGCAGCGACTGGCCCACAGTTTGCTGCGCCTGATTCGCCAGGTGGGCCAAAGCGGTGCGCAGGGGACATCCCTGAGCATTCCCGTGACCCGACAGGACCTGGCCGATCTGGCTGGGACCACCCTGTATACGGCCAGCCGTGTCGTCAGTAGCTGGGATCATCAGGGCTTGATCCTGGCAGGGCGCAAGCAGATAACGATTGCCGACCTGGACAAATTTGCCCGAGCCGTTCTGGAACGCGGCTAAGCGCCCTTAGTCCTCCGTGACAAGACGCAGACCCAGATAGCGCGGGGGCACGCCGACCGAACATGCCCCGGTTTTGGGGTCACGGATGAAGTCGGGCATCACCGCGATATGCTCTCCTCCCAAGGTGCGAACGCCGCAGTTTTCCAGACGGGATTCCGCGCGGGGCATGCTGATGCGGTGAACGCGCACATGACAGGTATTGGTCCATTCGGCCACCTGTCCCCCGGCATCAAACACGCCATAGGCATTGGCAGTTCCCTGGCCCAGGGGCGCCAACGGCACCTCCTGCTCCTGCTTGCGCTTATAGCTGTCCTGATATTCCTGGAGCCACAAGGCGGCCTGCTCGTTCTCATCCAGCCCGCCCTGGGCCGATTCAGGCACTTTCTGGTCTGCGAAGTAACTCCATTCCAGATAATCCGGCAAGCGGAACTGCTTGCCGGTGCGCTCGCTGAGCCAAGCCGCATAATCCTGCCCGTCCTGCCAGCTCACCCCCACAACCGGCCGATCTTTGGCCTGTCCCCGGCCCACCGCATCCGCGGCCTTGCACCGCTCGGCACGAACACATTGATCGTAGTCGTACTGGCTGACTTGATACTTCATGACTTTCAAGCTGGGAGCCGGGGCATACATCACGGTATCGGACGCAATCAGGCGCCCATCGAGCAAGTACTCACCAGCCTGCATGACTTCGCGCGCCGGACCGGCCACTTCCACCAACTCTGGCAAGGCGGCTGAATTGTTGGGCTCGCCAGCCGAGCATCCGGCCAAGATGGCCGCTAACAGCACGGTTCCCACTACACGGCTTTGCATTGTGAACTCCCAAGAGACAGCCACCATTGAAACGTAGCCAGTGGTTCATGTCCTTGCGCCAAGGCAAACAGCGTCCTTAAGGCATCAAAATTCTCCGCTCACCCGTTCCTGCCCCTTCCTTGAGCCTTATACTGCTGGTCTCCCATCGCTCCTTGAACCCTCAGGCCAAAAAAATGAATGCTGACTTGACTACAGGTTCCGAAGATATGGCGGCGGCAGTGCGCCGTCTTGTCCATCTTTATCAAGGGCTGACGCCAGACCGGCTATCCGAGCTGGAGGTCTGTTATGCGCCTGACGCCCATTTCAAGGACCCCTTCAATGAGGTAGAGGGCGTTGCGGCCATCCGCGGCATCTTCGAGCACATGTTTACGGCGTTGCACTCGCCACGCTTTGTCATTACGCAGCAGATCGTCCAGGACCAACGAGCCTTTCTGGAATGGGAGTTCCGCTTCCGCATCAAACGTTGGAAGCCGGATCTTGAACACTGCATCAGGGGAGCGTCAGCGCTGTCCTTTGACGGACAAGGTCGGGTGACCCATCATCGCGATTATTGGGATGCGGCAGAGGAGCTTTATGAAAAACTGCCCTTGCTGGGTTTATTGATGCGCTGGCTGCGACGCACGATGTCCACATCGGAAAAGTAGCCCCCCTCACACTCCGTACCCAACACCGGCAGGGTGCGCAGCCTCGGCGCACCGTGTAGTCAGGCATCCACCAATGAAACAAGAGCAGCGTCGAGGCCACGGGGTCCGGCAGGGGGTGCCGGACGGATTCCGGAGACTGTCTTACTGTGCCAAGGACGTACGGCCCGCGCCTGCCAGACCATCAAAGGTGGTGCTGCTCACCCATTCAATGATCTGCTCGTGGGTGTACTGCCCCGACTCTTTAAGAAGGCTCACCACAGGGTCACATGCACGCGCAAACAAGGTGTAGAGCACCAGCTCGACTGGCAGACCCGATTGCAGGCTGCCTGCCGTCTGCGCCTCGATAATCCAGGTGCTCAGACGATTACTCAAGGCAATCAGGCGATCCATGTACTCATCATTTGACTGGAGCGAGGCGCTAAGGCTTGAGTTCTGCGCGGGCAGCGACGGCATTTCCCCTTGCAATTGGGTATCCATCGTCCAGCGCACCACGGATTTGAGCTGATCAATCGCCGTAATGGCTTGGCCTGCTTCAGCAGCATCCTGAGCCTGTTTGCGCAGCTCATCCACAAAAGCCAGGGCGCGATCGAGCACGCCCACCATCGCCGCAGCAGCCAATTCCTCCTTGGATGTAAACAGCTTATATAAGCTGGCCTTGGCCATGCCTGCCTCGGCGGCGACTTGGTCGACCGTCATGGCATCGTAGCCTTTGGTCGCCAAAAGACGGTTAACAGCGGTCACGATGGCTTCTACGCGTACGCGCTGGATTTGTTCTTTGATTGAGGATCGAGCGTTCATGAGATCTATTTTAGGACGAATGAGATCATCTTGCATACCAAATAGTGCAAAAATATTATTTAAGGTTTATAGTTTGAACTAATGAGTTCACCGTTTGATCTTTCCGGTTCATAACCCCCCTGCGCAACACCCCAAGGAGCTGCCATGCGTCGTATCGCTGTCATCGGTTCGGGCATATCCGGCTTGGCCGCTGCCTATCGTCTTGCTCACTCCCAAGACACGCATCGCGTCTGTCTGATTGAAGCCAACTCTTATTTCGGCGGACATGCCAATACGGTCGAGCTCAGCCTGGATGGTATTAGCCACGGGGTCGATACCGGTTTTTTGGTGTTCAACCACCGCACCTATCCCCTGCTCACAAAGCTGTTCAAGGAGCTGGAGGTAGAAACCGCTCCCTCGGAGATGTCCTTCTCCGTGCAGATTCCCCACCCTGATGGCAGACCGGGGCTGGAATGGAGCGGTAGCTCTTTAGGCAGCGTGTTTGCACAGCGCAGAAACTTGATCAGCCCACGCTTCATTGGCATGTTGCTGGAAATTTTGCGCTTCAATCGTCTGACAACGGATATCGCCCAGCGCCAGCTTGAGTCACAACTCAATACGCCCATAGAAACCTTTCTGGATCTGCATGGCTTTGGCAGCACATTTCGCAACAACTACCTGTTGCCCATGATTGGCAGCATCTGGTCTTGTCCGACCGATCAAATGCTCCGCTTCCCCGTCGCTACCCTGATTCGCTTTTGTCACAATCACGGGCTGATCCAGATCACCAACCGTCCCCAGTGGCACACCGTTCGCGGTGGCTCTCAACGCTACGTACGCCGCATCATTGGGCGACTGCAAGAGGACGGCCGCCACGAAATCCGATTGAACACCCCTGTGTTCAGCCTTAAACGTGAAGCACAAAGCGTCATGGTAGAAATGCCTCACGGTACCGAGCAGTTCGATGCTGTCGTGCTGGCCTGCCATAGTGATCAGGCATTGCGCCTGCTGGGCCAGGACGCAACCCAGACAGAGCGTGCCGTGCTGGGCAGCATTCGTTATCAAGCCAATGAAGCCGTATTGCACACCGACACTGCCGTCTTGCCACAGCGCCAGGCCGCCTGGGCGGCCTGGAATTATGAACGCGCCAGCTCGGCGGCTTCCGAGGAAACCGGAGTGTGCCTGCATTACCTCATCAACCGCCTGCAGCCACTGCCTTGGCAGCAAGCCGTCGTGGTCTCGCTCAATCCGGCCCGTCCCATAGCAGCGGACAAGGTACATGCGCGCATTACGTACAGCCACCCAGTCTTTGACCATGCCGCCATCCTGGCACAACAACAGCTTGAAAAGTTGCAGGGCCAACGCCGGACCTGGTTCTGCGGTGCCTGGTGCGGCTACGGATTTCACGAGGACGGTTTGCGTTCGGGTCTGAGCGCCGCTGACCAGGTTTTGCTGTCCCTGAACCGTGCAGCGCAGGCGGCCCACACTGAGCTCAGGCAGGAGGAAACCGTATGAACGCCTCCGCTCTCATTGGCTTTGGTCATATCTGGCATCGGCGGCTGCGGCCAGTCGAGCACGCCTTTCATTACCCTGGTTATTTCCTGCTGCTTCCCATGCGTAGCCTGCGGGAACACCCAGTCCCCGTCCTGCGCCGCAACCAACGCGGCTGGATCAGCTTTCATGACAGCGATCATGGCAATGGCGGTAATGACGCTCTGGCCTGGTTTGAATCTCTGTTAGAGCAGGAAGGTATTGAGGATGCGGATGGCGAGATCTGGCTGCATACCTTTCCGCGCGTCCTGGGCTATGTCTTCAAGCCCGTGAGCTTCTGGTACGCCCATCGAGCCGACGGTTCGCTGGCGGCGATTCTGGCCGAAGTCAACAACACCTTCGGTGAGCGTCATGCCTATCTCCTGGCAGGGCCGCATCTGGGCTGGGATTGCGAACAAGTTGCCAGCAAGCAATTTCATGTGTCCCCATTTTGCGAAACCCACGGCGAATATCGCTTTCGATTCTCGCGCAATGAAACTACCAACCTGGCGCTTGTCGATCTGTACGACGACGCAGGCCCCCTGTTACGCACAGGTGTTCAAGGAACGCTACACCCCCTGAATGCGGCTACCGTACGCAGGGCATTTTTTGGCACGCCGCTGATGACCCTAGGGGTCATTGTTCGCATCCATTGGCAAGCACTGCGCCTGTGGGCGAAGCGGCTTCCCTTCCATCGCAAACCACCAGCGCCCAAGCGCTCTGTCACACGATGAATACAAGCACCGCCACTCTCTTGAGCAAGTCCGCAAAAGCAAGCAGCGACTTGTCACCTCACGCGAACCGCGTCCTGAAGCTCTTGACGCACCTGCCTCATGGCCAGTTGGAGCTTCAGTTGCCCGATGGGCAAGTGCGGCATTTTCCCAAGCAAAATGCAGTGGAACCCGACGCCCGCTGCGCAATCGGGCAGTGGGAGGCGCTGGACCGCATCCTGAGCTCGGGCGACATTGGCTTTGCCGAAGGCTATATAGAAGGTCAATGGGACACCGATGACCTAAGCGGCTTGCTGCGTCTGTGCATCCGCAACCGCGATCACCTGGAACAACTGGTGTACGGTCACTGGTGGGCTCGACTGGGCTTCAGACTGCGCCATATGCTTCACCGCAACACGCGGGCGGGCAGCGCTAAAAACATTCATGCTCACTACGATCTGGGCAACGACTTTTATCGACTCTGGCTGGACCCAAGCATGAGCTACAGCGCTGCCTGGTTCGAAGGTCTTGACGGCTCGGCCTTGCACAAGGCTGATCTGGAGCAGGCTCAACGCGCAAAAACCAGACGGGCGCTGCGTGAGACAGGACTGCAGCCGGGGCAACGACTGCTGGAAATTGGCTGTGGCTGGGGAGCGCTTGCCCAGACAGCGGCCACGGAGTTCGGCGCGCAGGTGACAGGTGTCACCTTGTCACGCGAACAGCTTGACTGGGGCATGCAGCGCATAAACGAAGCCGGCCTGCAGGAACAGGTTGATCTGCGTTATCAGGACTACCGGGATCTGGCGAAAGAACACGCGGCGCAGCCCTTTGACGCCATTGTGTCCATTGAAATGTTCGAAGCTGTCGGGCACGAATACTGGCGCACCTACTTCAAGACTTTGCATGATTGCCTCAAACCGGGCGGCTATGCCTGCGTGCAGTCCATCACCCTGCGCGAAGACCTTTTTGCCCGTTATTTGCACTCCTCCGACTTTATCCAGCAATTCATTTTTCCCGGAGGGCTGCTGCCCAGTGTCACGGCCTTCGAGCGTGAAGCCCAGCGAGCCGGCCTGACCGTGGTCCGAACAATGAGCTTTGGCAAGGATTACGCCGAAACACTCCGACGCTGGCGTCAGGCTTTTGAGCAAAAGCTCGATGCGGTCCGCAGCCAGGGCTTTGACGAGCGCTTTGTGCGCATCTGGCGATTTTATCTGGCCTATTGCGAGGCTGCCTTTGATATGGGCAACACCGATGTAGTCCAGTTCACCTTGAGAAGGCCTGACCATGACTGATATTCGACGACGCCAAGCCCTGATCGTGGGCATCAGCCTTCTCGCCCCTACCCTTATTGCCATGACCCCTAATCTCTCGGCGGCCGCAGCGGCTGCCCCCCAGGAGCTGCGCTCCACCCTGCCCTCTGCCCATCTTGTTGGCAGTGGTCCCATGCGCTTTTTTGGACTGCGGGTTTACGAGGCGCGACTGTGGGCCATGCCGGACTTCGAGCCCAAAGAGTATGCACGCCAGCCCTTCGCCCTGGAGCTGATCTATGACCGCAAACTGGAAGGCGAAGCCATTGCCGAGCGTTCAGTTGCCGAAATGCGGCGTGTGGGCAGCTTCTCCGAGCAGCAGGCCCGCCAATGGCTGCTCCTGATGAAAAAGGCTTTTCCGGATGTCCTGGCACAAGATCGCCTGCTGGGCGTGACGGACGGAACCGGCGATGTCCGCTTTTTCCACAATGGACGTGAAACCGCCCGTATTCAGGACGCCGAGTACGCGCGCCTGTTTTTTGGAATCTGGCTGTCTGAGCAGACTTCAGCACCGGGCTTGCGAACGGCCCTGTTAGGCAAACGCTGATAAAGGCACAACCATGCGCCCCCCAGGCTCCCGCCCCTTAAAGCCGCTGCATTGGCGTACGGGACTCTCCTATGGAAGTCTTGGCCTGCCGCTGGCATTCGTGTCGCTCCCCTTATATGTGAACCTGCCGCATTACTACGCGGCGGTGGCCGGGGTGCCGCTGGCGGGCCTGGGCGCCGTGCTGCTGGCTACCCGCGCCGTTGACGCGGTGCTCGACCCTGCACTGGGAAGGCTGGCCGATCGTCTTTTGCATCGAGGCCTGGGCCAGGCCTGGCTGGCCGCTTTGTTGGGCAGCCTGATCATGGGCTTGGGTTTTGCCGCACTGTGGCATCCTCCCGAAGGTGGCCCACAAGAGGTGCTGATCTGGCTGGCGCTCAGCCTGCTGGTATGCACCTTGGCCTATAGCGCCGTCAGCATCTTGCATCAGGCCTGGGGGACCCGCTGGGGTGGTGATCCCAATTGGCGTGCGCGTGTCACCGCATGGCGTGAAGGCGCCACGCTTCTGGGAGTCTTGCTGGCCAGCATATTGCCCACCTGGTTAGGCTTTGATGCGACCAGTGTCGTGCTTTTTCTAGCCTTGGCCATAGGCCTGTTCGGGCTGCATCGCCTGCCGCCCGCTATCGCTCAACCCATGGGTTATGCACGGGGGCACAACAGTCCTGCATCAACCGCCTCGCCCTGTGCTGATGCCAGTTTCCGCAGGCTGTTATTCGTCTTCATGCTCAACGGCGTAGCCGCCGCCATACCCGCTACCTTGTTGCCCTTTTTCGTGGCGGACCGCCTGCAGGCCCCGGAGATGCAGCCGCTCTTTCTTCTGTGCTATTTCGGCGCCGCCGCGGCAGGGCTGCCTTTATGGGTACGGGCTGTCTCGCGCTGGGGACTGGCACCCAGTTGGCGGGCCGGCATGCTGACAAGCGTTGTCGCCTTTTCCCTGACACCCTGGCTTGATGCCGGCGACGGTGGCGCCTTCCTCGTTATCTGCCTGGCAAGTGGGCTGGCTCTGGGCGCGGATCTGGCCCTGCCGGGCGCTCTGCTAACCGGTGTCATCCATGAATCCGGTCAGGGCGGCTCGGGCGAAGGACGATATCTGGGCTGGTGGACTTGTGCTGCCAAGCTCAACCTGGCCCTGGCAGCCGGTCTGTGCCTGCCCCTTCTTTCCGCCCTGGGTTACCAGAGCGGCACAAGCGACCCGGCTGGCCTGCAGGCGTTGGCCTGGGCTTATGGCGGCCTTCCCTGCCTGTTCAAACTATTGGCGTGGGCTGGCCTGTGGCGCGCCGAGCATCTGCACTCATCCTGGAGACTGATATGAAACTGACAAACAGCCTTGTCTCAACCCTGCCCTGGCGGCGCGTCGCCCTGGGACTGACACTTATGGGCACCCTGGCCGGATGCGTGGGACCCACGGTGCAGGACTATGCCCAGGAACGCCCCGAATTGGACCTGCGTCAATATTTCAACGGCCCCCTGACGGCCCACGGCCTGTTCACAGACCGTTCCGGCAAAGTGGTCAAGCGCTTTACCGTGCGCATGACGGGCACCTGGAAGGGCGATGAAGGCGTGCTCGACGAACACTTTGTCTACAGCGATGGCACCACTCAGCAACGGATCTGGCATTTGAAGCATCTGGGTGATGGCCGCTACAGCGGACGCGCTGACGATGTGGTCGGCCAGGCCCAGGGCCAGACCGCGGGCAACGCCTTTCATTGGAATTACGTGCTGGCACTGCCGGTGGACGGCAAGGTCTGGAACGTGAACATGGATGACTGGATGTACTTGATGGATGGCCGCACCATGCTCAACCGCGCCGCCATGAGCAAATTCGGCATTCATCTGGGGGATGTGACACTGTCCTTCATGAAGGAGTAAGTGTGATGACACTGCTACACGCAAAACTCAATCCGCCGCTCAGTCACTGGCAAGGAAAATACGCCTGGATTGTCGGTGCCTCATCAGGCATAGGCAGAGCCA
This genomic interval from Alcaligenes ammonioxydans contains the following:
- the norR gene encoding nitric oxide reductase transcriptional regulator NorR; its protein translation is MLDLMIADLATEIPGPLRLQRMVHLLARHFGCDAAGLLKLDDTVLRIVAASGLGHDTLGRHFVIADHPRLTRILHTPGLTRFEPNCGLPDPYDGLLDDKLGQPLPVHDCVGIPLQIQGAAWGILTLDALRPGTFSASTLVELKHWCMVLESAIRISELEEENRSLRMLSTLPPDYLSRHNSTSIIGNSKALLEVIQLLDTVATSELPVLLLGETGVGKELFAQRLHQRSARHHSPLIYVNCAALPDSLAESELFGHVKGAFSGAHEHRAGRFEAAQGGTLFLDEIGELSLTIQAKLLRTLQNGEIQRLGADHPIKLNVRLVAATNRDLSQQIAQGGFRADLYHRLSVFPLTIPALRERHQDILLLAGHFLEMNRSRLGLRGIRLSPDAEAALLAYHWPGNVRELEHLISRATIRLLVDTPDRNQIFTLSADNLNLLPSTLEPVAAATQSLGVPHPSLRQSVEQLQGRLIRQALQDNDGNWSQAARQLGMDPSNLHKLASKLGLKTRSESLSDD
- a CDS encoding Crp/Fnr family transcriptional regulator — encoded protein: MTDISYPSLLASLPLFSDLDAASIDQLWQEGRLIHYDKDSQVFRQEQSSDHFFVLLQGLIKVVRTMPNGSQLLVRFALPGDVIGIAPALRRRNYPATAISVTSSAALAWPEKSWDSLTQRFPCLLSSAQDTVAQRLSDADDRLLEIHSLEVEQRLAHSLLRLIRQVGQSGAQGTSLSIPVTRQDLADLAGTTLYTASRVVSSWDHQGLILAGRKQITIADLDKFARAVLERG
- a CDS encoding formylglycine-generating enzyme family protein; the protein is MQSRVVGTVLLAAILAGCSAGEPNNSAALPELVEVAGPAREVMQAGEYLLDGRLIASDTVMYAPAPSLKVMKYQVSQYDYDQCVRAERCKAADAVGRGQAKDRPVVGVSWQDGQDYAAWLSERTGKQFRLPDYLEWSYFADQKVPESAQGGLDENEQAALWLQEYQDSYKRKQEQEVPLAPLGQGTANAYGVFDAGGQVAEWTNTCHVRVHRISMPRAESRLENCGVRTLGGEHIAVMPDFIRDPKTGACSVGVPPRYLGLRLVTED
- a CDS encoding nuclear transport factor 2 family protein, with amino-acid sequence MNADLTTGSEDMAAAVRRLVHLYQGLTPDRLSELEVCYAPDAHFKDPFNEVEGVAAIRGIFEHMFTALHSPRFVITQQIVQDQRAFLEWEFRFRIKRWKPDLEHCIRGASALSFDGQGRVTHHRDYWDAAEELYEKLPLLGLLMRWLRRTMSTSEK
- a CDS encoding TetR/AcrR family transcriptional regulator, translating into MNARSSIKEQIQRVRVEAIVTAVNRLLATKGYDAMTVDQVAAEAGMAKASLYKLFTSKEELAAAAMVGVLDRALAFVDELRKQAQDAAEAGQAITAIDQLKSVVRWTMDTQLQGEMPSLPAQNSSLSASLQSNDEYMDRLIALSNRLSTWIIEAQTAGSLQSGLPVELVLYTLFARACDPVVSLLKESGQYTHEQIIEWVSSTTFDGLAGAGRTSLAQ
- a CDS encoding NAD(P)/FAD-dependent oxidoreductase, whose product is MRRIAVIGSGISGLAAAYRLAHSQDTHRVCLIEANSYFGGHANTVELSLDGISHGVDTGFLVFNHRTYPLLTKLFKELEVETAPSEMSFSVQIPHPDGRPGLEWSGSSLGSVFAQRRNLISPRFIGMLLEILRFNRLTTDIAQRQLESQLNTPIETFLDLHGFGSTFRNNYLLPMIGSIWSCPTDQMLRFPVATLIRFCHNHGLIQITNRPQWHTVRGGSQRYVRRIIGRLQEDGRHEIRLNTPVFSLKREAQSVMVEMPHGTEQFDAVVLACHSDQALRLLGQDATQTERAVLGSIRYQANEAVLHTDTAVLPQRQAAWAAWNYERASSAASEETGVCLHYLINRLQPLPWQQAVVVSLNPARPIAADKVHARITYSHPVFDHAAILAQQQLEKLQGQRRTWFCGAWCGYGFHEDGLRSGLSAADQVLLSLNRAAQAAHTELRQEETV
- a CDS encoding DUF1365 domain-containing protein, whose protein sequence is MNASALIGFGHIWHRRLRPVEHAFHYPGYFLLLPMRSLREHPVPVLRRNQRGWISFHDSDHGNGGNDALAWFESLLEQEGIEDADGEIWLHTFPRVLGYVFKPVSFWYAHRADGSLAAILAEVNNTFGERHAYLLAGPHLGWDCEQVASKQFHVSPFCETHGEYRFRFSRNETTNLALVDLYDDAGPLLRTGVQGTLHPLNAATVRRAFFGTPLMTLGVIVRIHWQALRLWAKRLPFHRKPPAPKRSVTR
- a CDS encoding SAM-dependent methyltransferase codes for the protein MNTSTATLLSKSAKASSDLSPHANRVLKLLTHLPHGQLELQLPDGQVRHFPKQNAVEPDARCAIGQWEALDRILSSGDIGFAEGYIEGQWDTDDLSGLLRLCIRNRDHLEQLVYGHWWARLGFRLRHMLHRNTRAGSAKNIHAHYDLGNDFYRLWLDPSMSYSAAWFEGLDGSALHKADLEQAQRAKTRRALRETGLQPGQRLLEIGCGWGALAQTAATEFGAQVTGVTLSREQLDWGMQRINEAGLQEQVDLRYQDYRDLAKEHAAQPFDAIVSIEMFEAVGHEYWRTYFKTLHDCLKPGGYACVQSITLREDLFARYLHSSDFIQQFIFPGGLLPSVTAFEREAQRAGLTVVRTMSFGKDYAETLRRWRQAFEQKLDAVRSQGFDERFVRIWRFYLAYCEAAFDMGNTDVVQFTLRRPDHD
- a CDS encoding chalcone isomerase family protein, with the translated sequence MTDIRRRQALIVGISLLAPTLIAMTPNLSAAAAAAPQELRSTLPSAHLVGSGPMRFFGLRVYEARLWAMPDFEPKEYARQPFALELIYDRKLEGEAIAERSVAEMRRVGSFSEQQARQWLLLMKKAFPDVLAQDRLLGVTDGTGDVRFFHNGRETARIQDAEYARLFFGIWLSEQTSAPGLRTALLGKR
- a CDS encoding MFS transporter, which codes for MRPPGSRPLKPLHWRTGLSYGSLGLPLAFVSLPLYVNLPHYYAAVAGVPLAGLGAVLLATRAVDAVLDPALGRLADRLLHRGLGQAWLAALLGSLIMGLGFAALWHPPEGGPQEVLIWLALSLLVCTLAYSAVSILHQAWGTRWGGDPNWRARVTAWREGATLLGVLLASILPTWLGFDATSVVLFLALAIGLFGLHRLPPAIAQPMGYARGHNSPASTASPCADASFRRLLFVFMLNGVAAAIPATLLPFFVADRLQAPEMQPLFLLCYFGAAAAGLPLWVRAVSRWGLAPSWRAGMLTSVVAFSLTPWLDAGDGGAFLVICLASGLALGADLALPGALLTGVIHESGQGGSGEGRYLGWWTCAAKLNLALAAGLCLPLLSALGYQSGTSDPAGLQALAWAYGGLPCLFKLLAWAGLWRAEHLHSSWRLI
- a CDS encoding DUF3833 domain-containing protein; this translates as MKLTNSLVSTLPWRRVALGLTLMGTLAGCVGPTVQDYAQERPELDLRQYFNGPLTAHGLFTDRSGKVVKRFTVRMTGTWKGDEGVLDEHFVYSDGTTQQRIWHLKHLGDGRYSGRADDVVGQAQGQTAGNAFHWNYVLALPVDGKVWNVNMDDWMYLMDGRTMLNRAAMSKFGIHLGDVTLSFMKE